From the genome of Denticeps clupeoides chromosome 4, fDenClu1.1, whole genome shotgun sequence, one region includes:
- the LOC114789318 gene encoding 25-hydroxycholesterol 7-alpha-hydroxylase-like isoform X1 translates to MDWIAAVLVFVSLLLFLSAALGRRRREGEPPLIKGYLPFLGHAFEFGQDALKLLTKLQNKHGDVFTVLLAGKYITFVMDPHMYPAVVKHGRQLDFHEFSDQMAPASFGYPPMRKFSGMGEQVQRSFRLLHGDHLPALSKTMLRNLLQVMKHHFRSDQGPGAWQESGLYEFCHRIMFEVSLVTIYGHQIDTREDLEHLRDKFEKFDSMFPLLVARVPIWLLRKTQTVRKELISHFHPQRMAKWDNPSEFIKHRSEILHQYNTLGDLEHAAHHFAVLWASVGNTIPAAFWVVYYLLSSPEALSTVRSEIKAVLGLEDKQLSFSEDFTLTHEQLEKLTYMESALNESLRLSTASMNIRVALEDFSLRLDAKKSFNMRKGDTIALYPQSMHMDPDIYPEPEVYKFDRFLEDGKPRMEFLKNNKRLHYYLMPFGSGSSMCPGRFFALAELKQLLCVLLLYSEIELLPHAPLKLDMSRSGLGILPPTKDVQMRFRACNFEPEE, encoded by the exons gAGAGAAGGCGAACCTCCTTTGATTAAAGGATACCTGCCGTTCCTTGGGCATGCATTTGAATTTGGCCAAGATGCATTGAAACTCCTCACAAAACTCCAGAACAAACATGGAGATGTCTTCACTGTATTACTCGCTG GTAAGTACATTACATTTGTGATGGACCCCCATATGTACCCTGCAGTCGTCAAACATGGCCGGCAGCTCGACTTCCATGAGTTCTCAGATCAGATGGCCCCAGCATCGTTCGGTTACCCACCAATGCGGAAGTTCTCTGGTATGGGCGAGCAAGTCCAGCGCTCCTTCCGCCTCCTCCATGGTGACCATCTTCCTGCCCTCTCCAAAACCATGCTGCGGAATCTCCTGCAGGTCATGAAACACCACTTCCGCTCTGACCAAGGGCCGGGGGCATGGCAAGAATCTGGGCTTTATGAATTCTGTCATCGCATCATGTTTGAGGTTTCCTTGGTCACCATATACGGCCATCAGATTGACACACGTGAGGACCTGGAACATCTGAGAGATAAATTTGAGAAGTTTGATTCTATGTTTCCTCTGCTGGTGGCCCGCGTACCTATCTGGCTTCTGAGAAAAACGCAAACAGTGCGAAAGGAACTGATCAGTCACTTCCACCCCCAGAGAATGGCTAAATGGGACAATCCATCTGAGTTCATCAAACATAGATCAGAGATTCTTCATCAGTACAACACACTTGGAGACCTAGAGCACGCAG CTCATCATTTTGCTGTACTGTGGGCCTCAGTTGGTAACACAATCCCAGCTGCATTTTGGGTAGTCTATTACCTGCTTTCAAGTCCAGAAGCCTTATCAACAGTGCGGTCAGAGATCAAGGCTGTGCTCGGTCTTGAGGACAAGCAGCTCTCCTTCAGTGAAGACTTTACACTGACCCATGAACAACTGGAGAAATTAACCTACATGG AAAGTGCATTGAACGAGAGTTTGCGTCTTTCCACCGCCTCCATGAACATCCGTGTGGCGCTGGAGGATTTCAGCCTGCGTTTGGATGCCAAGAAGTCTTTCAACATGCGCAAAGGGGACACCATTGCCCTCTACCCTCAGAGCATGCACATGGACCCTGACATCTACCCTGAGCCTGAG GTATATAAATTTGACCGTTTTTTGGAAGATGGTAAGCCACGTATGGAATTCTTGAAAAACAATAAGAGGTTGCATTATTACCTCATGCCTTTCGGATCAGGCAGCTCCATGTGCCCTGGACGCTTCTTTGCCCTAGCTGAGCTGAAGCAgctactgtgtgtgttgctgctatACAGCGAGATCGAGTTACTCCCGCATGCACCGCTTAAGCTTGACATGTCACGTAGTGGTCTGGGCATCTTGCCCCCAACAAAAGATGTCCAGATGCGTTTCAGAGCATGCAACTTTGAGCCAGAAGAGTGA
- the LOC114789318 gene encoding 25-hydroxycholesterol 7-alpha-hydroxylase-like isoform X2: MDWIAAVLVFVSLLLFLSAALGRRRREGEPPLIKGYLPFLGHAFEFGQDALKLLTKLQNKHGDVFTVLLAGKYITFVMDPHMYPAVVKHGRQLDFHEFSDQMAPASFGYPPMRKFSGMGEQVQRSFRLLHGDHLPALSKTMLRNLLQVMKHHFRSDQGPGAWQESGLYEFCHRIMFEVSLVTIYGHQIDTREDLEHLRDKFEKFDSMFPLLVARVPIWLLRKTQTVRKELISHFHPQRMAKWDNPSEFIKHRSEILHQYNTLGDLEHAVGNTIPAAFWVVYYLLSSPEALSTVRSEIKAVLGLEDKQLSFSEDFTLTHEQLEKLTYMESALNESLRLSTASMNIRVALEDFSLRLDAKKSFNMRKGDTIALYPQSMHMDPDIYPEPEVYKFDRFLEDGKPRMEFLKNNKRLHYYLMPFGSGSSMCPGRFFALAELKQLLCVLLLYSEIELLPHAPLKLDMSRSGLGILPPTKDVQMRFRACNFEPEE; encoded by the exons gAGAGAAGGCGAACCTCCTTTGATTAAAGGATACCTGCCGTTCCTTGGGCATGCATTTGAATTTGGCCAAGATGCATTGAAACTCCTCACAAAACTCCAGAACAAACATGGAGATGTCTTCACTGTATTACTCGCTG GTAAGTACATTACATTTGTGATGGACCCCCATATGTACCCTGCAGTCGTCAAACATGGCCGGCAGCTCGACTTCCATGAGTTCTCAGATCAGATGGCCCCAGCATCGTTCGGTTACCCACCAATGCGGAAGTTCTCTGGTATGGGCGAGCAAGTCCAGCGCTCCTTCCGCCTCCTCCATGGTGACCATCTTCCTGCCCTCTCCAAAACCATGCTGCGGAATCTCCTGCAGGTCATGAAACACCACTTCCGCTCTGACCAAGGGCCGGGGGCATGGCAAGAATCTGGGCTTTATGAATTCTGTCATCGCATCATGTTTGAGGTTTCCTTGGTCACCATATACGGCCATCAGATTGACACACGTGAGGACCTGGAACATCTGAGAGATAAATTTGAGAAGTTTGATTCTATGTTTCCTCTGCTGGTGGCCCGCGTACCTATCTGGCTTCTGAGAAAAACGCAAACAGTGCGAAAGGAACTGATCAGTCACTTCCACCCCCAGAGAATGGCTAAATGGGACAATCCATCTGAGTTCATCAAACATAGATCAGAGATTCTTCATCAGTACAACACACTTGGAGACCTAGAGCACGCAG TTGGTAACACAATCCCAGCTGCATTTTGGGTAGTCTATTACCTGCTTTCAAGTCCAGAAGCCTTATCAACAGTGCGGTCAGAGATCAAGGCTGTGCTCGGTCTTGAGGACAAGCAGCTCTCCTTCAGTGAAGACTTTACACTGACCCATGAACAACTGGAGAAATTAACCTACATGG AAAGTGCATTGAACGAGAGTTTGCGTCTTTCCACCGCCTCCATGAACATCCGTGTGGCGCTGGAGGATTTCAGCCTGCGTTTGGATGCCAAGAAGTCTTTCAACATGCGCAAAGGGGACACCATTGCCCTCTACCCTCAGAGCATGCACATGGACCCTGACATCTACCCTGAGCCTGAG GTATATAAATTTGACCGTTTTTTGGAAGATGGTAAGCCACGTATGGAATTCTTGAAAAACAATAAGAGGTTGCATTATTACCTCATGCCTTTCGGATCAGGCAGCTCCATGTGCCCTGGACGCTTCTTTGCCCTAGCTGAGCTGAAGCAgctactgtgtgtgttgctgctatACAGCGAGATCGAGTTACTCCCGCATGCACCGCTTAAGCTTGACATGTCACGTAGTGGTCTGGGCATCTTGCCCCCAACAAAAGATGTCCAGATGCGTTTCAGAGCATGCAACTTTGAGCCAGAAGAGTGA
- the slc39a6 gene encoding zinc transporter ZIP6, which produces MVASGKPCRLLSLIGLLCWMSPRGEAGPDCGGVSVPTDESVAHQAQLRHLHILFERYGKNGSITLEGLEKLLKRLGISHMHRVTVKHQHLNNHTHKSAGVHAMEERSHTSSEPQKPTQPPKPEKVDLSSKEVVNISVGKKSQSDADYNLYTKRGQLSTTPPPMATSAAIRRAQRNAGYDLKQDHSPTSHVTLDENTVTVAYQTEVQETSHEEEHDGHQHNQTHTQECLNASSILRDHGISSETITVSDFVYLCPALLTQIDSNSCIRENQFDHNHDDDHDHDHNHHHHHDKDMTDHDDDPDHNHHHHDKDTSIMTAWIGGILSISIISVLALVGVILVPLINRTSFNFLLSFLVALAVGTLSGDAFLHLIPQAQGHHNHHHASHNESLEHGVQRHDEDSLRSVWTGLTALGGVYFMFLIEHFLTLGKMYKDKKHKVQKRFDQNKDGLDSEKLPAMEENDIKPLEEGEPNGNSAVGRGLSEEEEVMLAKPVEDVYSSQDCQNKCHSHFHDTVGQPDELRHHHHDYHHILHHHHSQNHHPHTHTHRHTHSYNRKHFQEAGVATLAWMVIMGDGLHNFSDGLAIGAAFTEGFSSGLSTSVAVFCHELPHELGDFAVLLKAGMSVRQAVLYNLLSAMMAFLGMAVGILIGQYVENVATWIFALTAGLFLYVALVDMVPEMLHNDANEQGFSHYGYFLLQNAGILLGFGIMLLIAVLEPQIQFNLNL; this is translated from the exons ATGGTGGCGAGTGGAAAGCCATGCAGGCTGCTCTCTCTGATTGGCCTGCTGTGTTGGATGTCTCCTCGTGGGGAGGCGGGGCCAGACTGCGGGGGCGTTTCTGTCCCCACAGATGAGAGCGTGGCCCATCAGGCTCAGCTTCGCCATCTGCATATACTGTTCGAGAGGTATGGTAAGAATGGAAGTATCACACTAGAAGGCCTGGAGAAGCTGCTGAAGAGATTGGGAATTAGTCACATGCACAGGGTGACTGTGAAACACCAGCATTtaaacaaccacacacacaagtctgCAGGCGTGCATGCAATGGAAGAAAGAAGCCATACATCATCCGAGCCACAGAAACCAACGCAACCTCCAAAACCCGAAAAGGTTGACCTCTCATCTAAAGAGGTGGTCAATATCTCAGTGGGGAAAAAGAGCCAATCAGATGCTGATTATAACCTTTACACCAAGAGAGGTCAGTTGTCAACCACGCCTCCACCCATGGCCACCAGCGCAGCTATACGTCGGGCTCAGCGAAATGCAGGGTATGACCTCAAGCAGGACCACTCGCCCACAAGCCACGTCACCCTTGATGAGAACACTGTGACTGTTGCATATCAAACTGAAGTTCAGGAAACCAGCCATGAGGAAGAGCACGATGGCCATCAGCATAATCAGACCCACACACAGGAG TGTCTGAATGCCTCTTCTATCCTGAGGGATCATGGGATATCGTCGGAGACTATCACTGTCAGCGACTTTGTCTACCTGTGCCCAGCCCTTCTTACTCAGATTGACTCAAACTCTTGCATCAGAGAGAACCAGTTCGATCACA atcatgatgatgatcatgatcatgatcacaatcatcaccaccatcatgaCAAGGATATGACAG ATCATGATGATGATCCTGatcacaatcatcatcatcatgacaAGGATACCTCCATTATGACAG CATGGATTGGCGGCATCCTCTCCATTTCCATCATCAGTGTCTTGGCCCTGGTTGGGGTGATCCTGGTGCCACTCATAAACCGAACATCCTTCAACTTCCTGCTCAGTTTCCTGGTAGCGCTGGCTGTGGGAACGCTCAGTGGAGATGCCTTCCTGCATCTCATACCACAG GCCCAAGGTCATCACAACCACCACCATGCCTCACACAATGAGAGCCTGGAGCATGGTGTTCAGAGGCACGATGAGGATTCATTGCGCTCTGTGTGGACAGGGCTTACAGCACTAGGCGGTGTCTATTTCATGTTCTTGATTGAGCACTTCCTTACACTAGGAAAGATGTACAAAGACAAGAAGCACAAG GTGCAAAAGAGGTTTGATCAGAATAAAGATGGTCTGGATTCAGAAAAACTTCCGGCCATGGAGGAGAATGATATCAAACCCCTAGAgg AGGGAGAGCCAAATGGCAATAGTGCTGTTGGGCGGGGCTTgtctgaggaagaggaagtgatgTTAGCCAAGCCTGTCGAAGATGTGTACTCATCACAGGATTGCCAAAACAAATGCCACTCCCATTTCCATGACACTGTCGGACAACCGGACGAACTTCGACATCATCACCACGACTACCACCACATCCTACACCACCACCACTCACAGAACCatcacccgcacacacacacgcaccgacacacacactcttacaacCGGAAGCACTTCCAAGAGGCTGGGGTTGCAACGCTGGCTTGGATGGTCATCATGGGTGACGGACTGCACAACTTCAGCGATGGCCTAGCAATAG GTGCTGCCTTCACTGAGGGTTTCTCCAGTGGTTTAAGCACATCAGTGGCTGTTTTCTGTCATGAGCTTCCTCATGAGCTTG GTGATTTTGCAGTGCTGCTGAAGGCTGGCATGTCTGTTCGGCAGGCGGTTCTGTATAACTTGCTCTCTGCTATGATGGCATTTCTGGGCATGGCTGTGGGGATCCTGATTGGCCAGTATGTTGAGAACGTGGCTACCTGGATCTTTGCCCTCACAGCTGGACTCTTCTTGTATGTGGCCCTTGTGGACATG GTACCAGAGATGCTGCACAACGATGCAAATGAACAGGGCTTTAGCCATTACGGCtacttcctgctgcagaatgCTGGCATCTTACTGGGTTTTGGGATAATGCTGCTCATTGCTGTGCTGGAGCCCCAAATACAATTTAACCTTAACCTTTGA
- the tmeff1a gene encoding tomoregulin-1, which yields MTRGAGAAATGVRLAMLGLTTLAIVTGARSSNPDSSECPSEKDCADAAEKKSDLRVCDESTCRYGGTCRDEGGQVKCACQFQCSRGYVPVCGSNGDTYQNECYLRQAACKQQTLISMVTEGPCNPDHGSGSGDGEDDGSGSDPAKKFTKCGTCKYGAECDEDSEDVWCICNIDCSGHNENAVCGTDGRSYSNPCLLREASCMKQEQIDVKHLGKCSDVAEQGGVLSGMPCDESHRDMCVHGTCEMKNNIATCRCDVGFSGQRCEGVSVMYVVPSGQRLHYVLIAGIIAAAQIATICAVVMCIARKCPKNPRARRQKHPDAGRRGL from the exons ATGACGCGCGGCGCGGGAGCTGCAGCGACCGGCGTTCGGCTCGCGATGCTCGGCCTCACGACGCTGGCGATCGTGACCGGGGCGCGCTCATCCAACCCCGACAGCAGCGAGTGTCCGTCCGAGAAGGACTGTGCAG ACGCAGCCGAGAAGAAGAGCGATCTGCGCGTGTGTGATGAGTCCACTTGCCGATATGGTGGCACCTGTCGGGATGAGGGTGGCCAGGTGAAGTGTGCGTGCCAGTTTCAG TGCTCCAGGGGATATGTTCCAGTGTGTGGGTCCAACGGAGACACCTACCAGAATGAGTGTTACCTCCGCCAGGCTGCCTGCAAACAACAGACGCTCATCTCCATGGTAACGGAGGGACCTTGTAACCCGG ATcacgggtcaggatcaggagatGGAG AGGATGATGGCTCTGGATCCGACCCAGCCAAGAAGTTCACAAAGTGTGGGACGTGCAAATATGGAGCCGAATGTGATGAGGACTCTGAAGATGTTtg gtgtatctGCAACATTGACTGCAGTGGTCATAATGAGAACGCTGTGTGTGGCACGGATGGACGTTCCTATAGCAACCCATGTTTGCTGCGTGAGGCCTCATGTATGAAACAAGAGCAGATCGACGTTAAGCACCTGGGAAAGTGCTCAG ATGTAGCAGAGCAGGGGGGAGTTTTGTCTGGGATGCCGTGTGATGAGAGCCACAGAGACATGTGTGTTCATGGGACCTGTGAAATGAAGAACAATATAGCAACCTGCAG GTGTGATGTGGGATTCTCTGGCCAGCGGTGTGAGGGTGTGAGCGTGATGTACGTTGTGCCCAGCGGGCAGCGGCTGCATTACGTTCTCATTGCTGGGATTATTGCCGCCGCCCAGATCGCCACCATTTGTGCTGTTGTCATGTGCATCGCCAG GAAGTGCCCTAAGAACCCACGAGCTCGTCGCCAGAAGCACCCCGACGCCGGACGCAGGGGTCTTTAG
- the cavin4a gene encoding caveolae-associated protein 4a gives MALSGGEMLGMEDGSGQPVSALSILSLLERVSTIIDGIQASQQRMEERQAELESNIRGIQSDVLKLSSEHTATAGTVNKLLQKARRVSAHVKEVRTRVEKQNVRVKKVETTQDELLTRNKFRVVIYQGETEVPSVAVTKTPKVAGLAALEVEPDEYEPPADLSSDEEYMVVEEGESSRAARLKESGLKGIENIKAAFSKDNMNKTREKTRENLTKTRESLSKTGQTLGTKINTLGEKIVPPEKREKIKQSSDRLKENISKKVPSIKLKKERTVAEGQEGAEGELAVTPPKGRKANPQVTYTEVVAESKREGPISEEGATSIPVEGRMNFTVEHVKEEGRGDYP, from the exons ATGGCACTAAGCGGTGGCGAGATGCTGGGCATGGAAGACGGGTCGGGGCAGCCGGTGTCAGCCCTGTCCATCCTGTCCCTGCTGGAGCGCGTGTCCACCATCATCGACGGCATCCAGGCCAGCCAGCAGCGCATGGAGGAGCGTCAGGCCGAGCTGGAGTCCAACATACGCGGCATCCAGAGCGACGTTCTGAAACTCAGCTCAGAGCACACTGCCACCGCCGGCACCGTCAACAAGCTGCTTCAGAAGGCCCGGCGCGTCAGTGCCCACGTCAAGGAGGTGCGCACCCGGGTGGAGAAGCAGAATGTGCGGGTGAAGAAGGTGGAGACTACACAAGATGAGCTGCTGACCCGGAACAAGTTTAGGGTGGTCATCTATCAG GGTGAAACTGAGGTCCCATCAGTAGCGGTAACCAAGACACCAAAAGTGGCAGGGCTAGCTGCACTGGAGGTGGAACCTGATGAGTATGAACCCCCTGCAGACCTATCATCTGATGAAGAGTACATGGTGGTCGAGGAGGGAGAGTCTTCTCGTGCTGCTCGCCTCAAGGAGTCGGGCCTGAAGGGCATTGAGAACATCAAGGCAGCATTCTCCAAGGATAACATGAACAAGACACGTGAGAAGACCCGAGAGAACCTCACAAAGACCCGGGAaagcctgagcaagacaggccAGACACTGGGCACCAAGATTAACACCCTGGGAGAGAAGATAGTGCCTCCAGAGAAACGTGAAAAGATAAAGCAGAGCAGCGACAGGCTGAAGGAGAACATCTCTAAGAAGGTGCCAAGCATCAAGCTGAAGAAAGAACGTACCGTTGCAGAAGGTCAGGAGGGTGCAGAAGGAGAGTTGGCAGTAACCCCGCCCAAAGGGCGCAAGGCCAACCCACAGGTCACCTACACGGAGGTCGTCGCTGAGAGCAAGAGGGAGGGGCCCATATCGGAAGAGGGGGCTACCAGCATTCCAGTGGAGGGGAGGATGAACTTCACTGTGGAACACGTTAAGGAGGAGGGACGAGGAGATTACCCATAA
- the ift57 gene encoding intraflagellar transport protein 57 homolog, translating to MAEDTRRGEDDERGPGAAYQMFVVMEDLLDKLKVLDYEQELLAKHNMKALSRHYFASSAYTLSNPGEQFYMFTLIASWLINMAGRPLEMPQEYEDPNATVSNILAHLRALGGTVDFPPAKLKSGSGEHVCYVLDRLVEEALKHRGFSWRRPQYPSEDQEDECVMEDDAELSLTKVEEEMFEDADEFEEENIMDLETLKARTTLNDVSVSKPEMIMESQTDAAEWNLEVERVLPQLKVTIRTDNKDWRIHVDQMHQHQAGIKTSLKDAKGYLDKLQEDLSKTLEKVNSREKYINTQLEHLVSEYRTVQSQLSQAKELYQQASRGVTERSRTLAEVSEELDKVKQEMEEKGSSMSDGAPVVRIRQSLTKLRQEVQQMDMWMGVVENTLLQAKLHQKNNMTRDMHAAQTDPHTY from the exons ATGGCGGAGGATACACGGCGAGGGGAAGACGACGAGCGGGGACCCGGGGCGGCGTATCAGATGTTCGTAGTTATGGAGGACCTGCTGGATAAGCTGAAGGTTCTGGATTACGAGCAGGAGCTCCTGGCTAAGCACAACATGAAAGCCCTGTCCAG GCATTACTTTGCATCCAGTGCCTATACGCTCTCCAACCCCGGCGAACAGTTTTACATGTTCACTCTCATCGCGTCCTGGCTGATAAACATGGCTGGCCGGCCGTTGGAGATGCCACAGGAGTATGAGGACCCCAACGCCACCGTGTCCAACATCCTCGCTCACCTGCGCGCTCTG GGTGGAACGGTGGATTTTCCTCCCGCTAAGCTGAAGTCAGGCTCCGGGGAGCATGTATGTTATGTGCTGGACCGGTTGGTGGAAGAAGCACTAAAACACAGAGGTTTCAGCTGGAGAAG GCCCCAGTACCCTTCAGAGGACCAGGAGGATGAGTGTGTGATGGAAGATGACGCTGAGCTCTCATTAACCAAAGTAGAAGAAGAAATGTTT GAGGATGCTGATGAGTTTGAGGAAGAGAATATAATGGATCTAGAGACCCTGAAGGCTCGGACCACTCTGAAT GATGTGAGTGTGTCTAAGCCAGAAATGATCATGGAGTCTCAGACAGACGCAGCAGAGTGGAATCTGGAAGTGGAGAGAGTGTTGCCTCAACTCAAAGTCACAATACGCACTGACAACAAG GACTGGAGGATCCATGTAGATCAGATGCATCAGCATCAAGCTGGGATTAAAACGTCACTGAAGGATGCAAAG gggTATCTGGATAAACTTCAAGAGGACCTTAGTAAGACCCTGGAGAAAGTAAACAGCCGAGAAAAGTACATCAACACCCAGCTGGAACACCTGGTTTCAGAGTACCGCACCGTCCAATCACAGCTCAGCCAG GCAAAGGAACTCTATCAGCAGGCCAGCAGAGGGGTCACAGAGAGGTCACGGACCCTTGCAGAG gtCAGCGAAGAGCTGGATAAAGTCAAAcaggaaatggaggagaaaggcAGCAGCATGTCAGATGGAG CTCCTGTGGTGAGGATCAGACAGAGCCTGACTAAGCTGCGTCAAGAGGTCCAGCAAATGGATATGTGGATGGGGGTGGTGGAGAACACGCTGTTACAGGCCAAACTGCACCAGAAAAACAACATGACCAGAGATATGCATGCAGCACAAactgacccacacacatactga